Proteins encoded in a region of the Saccharothrix ecbatanensis genome:
- a CDS encoding Gfo/Idh/MocA family protein, producing the protein MRSRTDRPDPLRLGIVALGAMGVEMLTAAASHPEYTVVRASDIDPAAIDRVRTAHPAVTFTTDAQEIIQSPDVDAVYIATPPMFHADLAIAAMGAGKAVFCEKPLAISLADGRRMVRAASERGAVGAVNFALSDRDAVLEVERGLTAGEVGEVCGIDIRLSFPRWPREFQAGAAWLAGRDQGGFVREVLSHFVYLTDRLLGPLDPVDVGIDTPFADPRASEVAARGFLRAGKVPVHVSAFSGVAGPELYEWILWGTRRSYLLRNWGELLVSDGGGWQPVTLVGPRGSEATRLSLFADVVRGENPRCLADFETALRVQTVVEAFHHADVGTADLVGPVTRISAAAS; encoded by the coding sequence ATGCGATCTCGGACAGACCGGCCCGATCCCCTCCGCCTCGGCATCGTCGCGCTCGGCGCGATGGGCGTCGAGATGCTCACCGCGGCGGCTTCCCATCCCGAGTACACCGTCGTCCGCGCGTCCGACATCGATCCGGCCGCCATCGACCGCGTGCGGACCGCACATCCGGCCGTCACGTTCACGACCGACGCGCAGGAGATCATCCAGTCGCCGGATGTCGACGCCGTCTACATCGCCACCCCGCCGATGTTCCACGCGGATCTCGCGATCGCCGCGATGGGGGCGGGTAAGGCCGTCTTCTGCGAGAAACCACTGGCGATCAGCCTGGCGGACGGGCGCCGGATGGTGCGGGCGGCGTCCGAGCGCGGTGCTGTCGGCGCGGTGAACTTCGCGCTGTCGGACCGCGACGCCGTGCTCGAAGTCGAGCGCGGTCTGACCGCGGGCGAGGTCGGCGAGGTCTGCGGGATCGACATCCGATTGTCGTTCCCCCGGTGGCCACGGGAGTTCCAGGCGGGTGCGGCGTGGCTCGCGGGCCGGGACCAGGGCGGGTTCGTTCGCGAGGTCCTGTCCCACTTCGTGTACCTGACCGATCGCCTGCTGGGGCCGCTGGACCCGGTCGACGTCGGGATCGACACCCCGTTCGCCGATCCACGCGCGAGCGAAGTCGCCGCCCGCGGGTTCCTTCGCGCGGGCAAGGTTCCCGTGCACGTGTCCGCGTTCTCCGGTGTTGCGGGGCCTGAGCTCTACGAGTGGATCCTGTGGGGAACCCGCCGCTCGTACCTGCTGCGGAACTGGGGTGAGTTGCTGGTGTCCGATGGCGGCGGGTGGCAACCGGTGACCCTGGTGGGACCGCGGGGTTCCGAGGCGACCCGGCTTTCGCTGTTCGCGGACGTCGTTCGTGGCGAGAACCCGCGCTGCTTGGCCGACTTCGAGACGGCCCTGCGGGTGCAAACGGTCGTCGAAGCCTTCCACCACGCCGATGTCGGAACAGCCGATCTGGTTGGGCCGGTGACCCGGATCAGCGCAGCGGCCTCGTGA
- a CDS encoding LysR family transcriptional regulator — protein MDDLRRLRVLREFRERGSITATAAALHLTPSAVSQQVARIARDVGFEVLQHVGRRVVLTPRGHALLAHADTVFAEVERARHELDSWDDSVRGTIAIGAFPTAIAGLLPHVLDRARDELPNVKITVTEAEPPALFDELDAGRHDIALAVSFTGSPPAGDPRYHRVDLGPDELDIALPPGHPLLGREEPALKDFQNDSWIMGDGQGCCGAITATACAAAGFTPDVAHRTNDWQALAQLVAHGHGVALIPRLAQRDLPGAITIRQVTMPRPQRWLFAAVPEGAQHSPLITTTLDLLTSVRRRAAP, from the coding sequence ATGGATGACCTGCGCCGGCTGCGGGTGCTCCGGGAGTTTCGCGAACGCGGGAGCATCACCGCCACCGCGGCAGCCCTGCACCTGACCCCGTCGGCGGTATCGCAGCAGGTGGCCAGGATCGCCCGCGACGTCGGTTTCGAGGTGCTCCAGCACGTCGGACGGCGGGTGGTGCTCACGCCGCGGGGACACGCGCTGCTCGCCCACGCCGACACCGTCTTCGCCGAAGTCGAACGCGCTCGCCACGAGCTCGATTCGTGGGATGACAGCGTTCGCGGAACCATCGCGATCGGCGCGTTCCCCACCGCGATAGCGGGCCTCCTCCCGCATGTGCTCGACCGGGCCCGCGACGAGCTCCCGAACGTCAAGATCACGGTGACCGAGGCCGAGCCGCCCGCCCTGTTCGACGAACTCGACGCGGGACGTCACGACATCGCGCTCGCGGTCAGCTTCACCGGCTCACCCCCCGCGGGCGACCCGCGCTACCACCGCGTCGACCTGGGTCCCGACGAGCTGGACATCGCGCTGCCGCCCGGCCACCCGCTGCTGGGGCGGGAAGAACCGGCGCTCAAGGACTTCCAGAACGACTCGTGGATCATGGGCGACGGCCAGGGCTGCTGCGGCGCCATCACCGCCACGGCCTGCGCCGCGGCCGGCTTCACCCCGGACGTGGCGCACCGGACCAACGACTGGCAGGCCCTCGCCCAACTGGTCGCCCACGGCCACGGCGTCGCGCTGATCCCCCGACTCGCCCAACGCGACCTGCCCGGCGCGATCACCATCCGCCAGGTCACCATGCCCCGCCCACAGCGGTGGCTCTTCGCCGCGGTGCCCGAAGGCGCCCAGCACTCGCCCCTGATCACCACGACACTCGACCTGCTCACGTCCGTGCGGAGACGAGCGGCGCCGTGA